The DNA sequence AGGTGAGAAGTCATCGGTGTTGATCTCTCCTTCTACCTTGAAAACCTTGACTTTGATGGTTTCGGGCACGCCGGGGCGCTTGGTGAACCACTCGGCATTGGCCCAGGACTGAAGAACCTTCATGGCAGAGGCATTGGACTTAGAGAGCTCCACAACCTTATCGAAACCGTCATAAACCAGAGTCATGCCGGACAGGGCGCAAGCAGCCTCTTCGGCCAGCTCGGCGTCCTTGAGGGCATCAACCAGCGGACCAACGTTGTAGCCACCGATCATGGTACCGAGAATACGAACGGCATCGACCTTGGAAACCAGCGGGGACTTCTTGGTGCCTTTGAGGATCTCGGCAAGGAACGCTGCTTTCACTTCAGCAGCCGGATCAACACCGGGAGAAACGCGTTCTTTCAGAAGGTTAAGAAGAAATTCCTCTTTGCCTGCCGGGGGTGCTTCCAGCAGCTTGCAGAGATCTGCGGTCTGCTCAGGGTTGAGCGGCAGTGCCGGGATTCCCTGGGCCTTGCGCTCGGCTTCGTGGGCGAGATATGCTTCGATCATGCGGTCATCCTCCTCTGGATTGATAGATCCTGAACTTCTTGTTTTTTAGGTGGTTTCCCAACGAATTGCAGATGGTTAAGCGGATACTGTATACAATTTTCGGCTGCTTTTGTCAATTCCTATCTCTACGTGCGTTTATAAACGCTGAACCAGTGAAGCCATAAAAAAACGGGGCACCGATATCGGCACCCCGCTAGAACAAAGCAACTTTTGAATAATAATGGATTAGATAAGGCCGTGGGCCACCATGGCGTCGGCAACCTTGATAAAGCCACAGATGTTGGCGCCGAGAACGTAATTGCCAGGTGCGCCATACTCTTCTGCTGTGGTGTAGCAGTTATTGTGAATGCCGACCATGATACTCTCAAGCTTCTTCTCGGTGAAATCGAAGGTCCACGAGTCGCGGCTGGCGTTCTGCTGCATCTCCAGAGCAGATGTGGCAACACCGCCGGCATTGGCGGCTTTGCCTGGACCGTAGGCAATCTTGGCATCAAGGAATACCTTGACCCCTTCCGGAGTAGTCGGCATGTTTGCCCCTTCGCCAACGGCAATACAGCCGTTTTTGACCAGCAGCTTGGCATCCTTGCCGTTGATCTCGTTCTGAGTAGCAGACGGCATGGCGACTTGGCAGGGGATCTCCCAGATATTGCCGTTGGCAATATACTTGGCATCCTTGTGGTACTGGGTGTAGTCCTGGATACGACGGCGCTCCACCTCTTTGAGCTGCTTGATCAGGTTGAGATCAAGCCCCTTCTCATGGTAAATTACGCCGTTGGAATCGGAGCATGCCACGCACTTTCCGCCCAACTGGTGGATTTTTTCAATGGTGTAGATGGCGACGTTGCCGGAACCGGAAACGAGGCAGGTTTTCCCGTCAAAGGTGTCCTTGCGAACTTTGAGCGCCTCATTGATGAAAAATGTGGCACCGTAGCCGGTTGCCTCAGGGCGAACCAGTGAACCACCCCAGTTGAGCCCCTTACCGGTGAGTACGCCTGCCTCATAACGATTGGTGATGCGCTTGTACTGGCCGAACATGTAACCGATCTCACGGCCGCCGACCCCGATATCCCCTGCCGGAACGTCGGTGTGCTCACCAAGGTGACGATAAAGCTCAGTCATGAAGCTCTGGCAGAAACGCATAACTTCATCATCAGACTTCCCTTTAGGATCAAAGTCGGACCCACCCTTACCGCCGCCGATCGGCATGCCGGTCAGTGAGTTTTTGAAGATCTGCTCGAAGCCGAGAAATTTGATAATACCGAGATATACTGACGGATGGAAACGGAGACCGCCTTTGTAGGGGCCAAGTGCGCTGTTGAACTCAACGCGGAAACCACGGTTGATGTGAACGCGTCCTTTATCGTCCTGCCAGGGTACCCGGAAAATAATCTGCCGCTCCGGCTCACAAATACGCTCAATTATCTTGCGCTCCATGTACTCGGGGTGCTTGACCATAACCGGTCCGAGGGATTCAAGAACTTCGCGAACAGCCTGGTGGAACTCAACCTCACCGGCGTTCCGCTTGAGAACATCCTGATACATCCCTTCCAACTTCTCGTCGAGCTGCATAGTCATACACAATCCTCCATGATTAAAATATGTGCACATGCCTGTAATCTGTTTTTAGACAAACCGGGCACGCGTCGCGAAACTGCCCACCAAATGCACAATATGCGCCACACAGGGCAACAATGCTATTATTTTAACCATGTGCCGCATTTACAGTCAGTTACATGCCCACTATTTCATCATTAAAAAATGTAGCGTCTGCAGAGTGAATAAAAATTGTACACAAATACTCTTCAGAACGACTCAATTACCAACTCACAAACATCCTAA is a window from the Geoanaerobacter pelophilus genome containing:
- the gdhA gene encoding NADP-specific glutamate dehydrogenase, whose protein sequence is MTMQLDEKLEGMYQDVLKRNAGEVEFHQAVREVLESLGPVMVKHPEYMERKIIERICEPERQIIFRVPWQDDKGRVHINRGFRVEFNSALGPYKGGLRFHPSVYLGIIKFLGFEQIFKNSLTGMPIGGGKGGSDFDPKGKSDDEVMRFCQSFMTELYRHLGEHTDVPAGDIGVGGREIGYMFGQYKRITNRYEAGVLTGKGLNWGGSLVRPEATGYGATFFINEALKVRKDTFDGKTCLVSGSGNVAIYTIEKIHQLGGKCVACSDSNGVIYHEKGLDLNLIKQLKEVERRRIQDYTQYHKDAKYIANGNIWEIPCQVAMPSATQNEINGKDAKLLVKNGCIAVGEGANMPTTPEGVKVFLDAKIAYGPGKAANAGGVATSALEMQQNASRDSWTFDFTEKKLESIMVGIHNNCYTTAEEYGAPGNYVLGANICGFIKVADAMVAHGLI